Proteins encoded together in one Kutzneria kofuensis window:
- a CDS encoding phosphoribosylaminoimidazolesuccinocarboxamide synthase, with product MPALTDYAQIAAGKVRELYRVDDELLLLVASDRISAYDWVLPTEIPDKGAVLTAMSVFWFEALGDIVPNHLVSDDDPRIPAEVRGRALLVRSLKMIEFECVARGYLTGSGLIDYNNTGAVCGVRLPAGLVESSRLAEPIFTPATKAPLGEHDENITFEQMAAGGAETAAELRDLTLAVYKRGAEIAEKAGLILADTKLEFGRDANGRIVLGDEVLTPDSSRYWPLDGYQAGRVQPSYDKQYVRDWLTSPESGWDRKSNTPPPPLPDDVVAATRAKYVEAYEKVTGRRF from the coding sequence GTGCCCGCTCTCACTGACTACGCGCAGATCGCCGCCGGCAAGGTCCGCGAGCTCTACCGGGTTGACGACGAGCTGCTGCTGCTGGTCGCGTCCGACCGGATCTCCGCCTACGACTGGGTGCTGCCCACCGAGATCCCGGACAAGGGCGCGGTGCTCACGGCGATGAGCGTGTTCTGGTTCGAGGCGCTGGGCGACATCGTGCCCAACCATCTCGTCTCCGACGACGACCCCCGGATCCCCGCCGAGGTGCGTGGCCGGGCGCTGCTGGTGCGCAGCCTGAAGATGATCGAGTTCGAGTGCGTGGCCCGGGGCTACCTCACCGGCTCGGGGTTGATCGACTACAACAACACCGGCGCGGTCTGCGGTGTGCGGCTGCCGGCCGGCCTGGTCGAGTCGTCCCGGCTGGCCGAGCCGATCTTCACGCCGGCCACCAAGGCGCCGCTGGGCGAGCACGACGAGAACATCACCTTCGAGCAGATGGCCGCCGGCGGCGCGGAAACCGCCGCCGAGCTGCGGGACCTCACGCTCGCCGTGTACAAGCGCGGCGCGGAGATCGCGGAGAAGGCGGGTCTCATCCTCGCTGACACCAAGCTGGAGTTCGGCCGCGACGCGAACGGCCGGATCGTGCTGGGCGACGAGGTCCTCACGCCGGACTCGTCCCGCTACTGGCCGTTGGACGGCTATCAGGCCGGCCGCGTGCAGCCCTCGTACGACAAGCAGTACGTGCGGGACTGGCTGACCTCGCCGGAGTCGGGCTGGGACCGCAAGTCCAACACGCCGCCCCCGCCGCTGCCCGACGACGTCGTCGCGGCCACCCGCGCCAAGTACGTGGAAGCGTACGAAAAGGTCACCGGCCGACGGTTCTGA
- a CDS encoding DUF2334 domain-containing protein yields MSSRLVVSLSGINARTLAQATGLAAELDSRGVPLSLLVAPRVGRHSADSPALRWVRSRAAGGDAVVLHGIDHDLDPCRRPRIIRRQAEFAALPAHEANLRLVAARALLERLDLRTDYFAPPRWLASNGTLIALRRHGFRLCADVTAVRDLFSGAVIPGRVHGLARTERGEQWLCWALVLGVARAARRGGLVRVAADANDLHRPGPRQAVLDAIDIALHHGAEPMTYAGLHLRRLAVS; encoded by the coding sequence GTGAGCTCCCGGCTGGTCGTCTCGCTGTCCGGCATCAACGCCCGAACGCTCGCGCAGGCCACCGGGCTGGCCGCCGAGCTGGATTCGCGCGGGGTGCCGCTGTCGCTGCTGGTCGCCCCGAGGGTGGGCCGGCACTCGGCGGACTCGCCCGCACTGCGGTGGGTCCGCAGCCGAGCCGCCGGCGGCGACGCCGTCGTGCTGCACGGCATCGACCACGACCTCGACCCGTGCCGCCGGCCCCGCATCATCCGCCGGCAGGCCGAGTTCGCCGCGCTGCCCGCGCACGAGGCGAACCTGCGCCTGGTCGCGGCCCGGGCCCTGCTCGAACGGCTGGACCTGCGCACCGACTACTTCGCCCCACCGCGCTGGCTGGCGTCCAACGGCACGCTGATCGCCTTGCGCCGCCACGGTTTCCGGCTGTGCGCGGACGTGACGGCGGTGCGGGACCTGTTCAGCGGCGCCGTGATACCCGGTCGCGTGCACGGGCTGGCCCGCACCGAGCGCGGCGAGCAGTGGCTGTGCTGGGCGCTGGTGCTCGGCGTCGCGCGGGCGGCCCGCCGCGGCGGGCTGGTGCGCGTCGCGGCGGACGCCAACGACCTGCACCGGCCCGGGCCGCGGCAGGCGGTGCTCGACGCGATCGACATCGCCCTGCACCACGGCGCCGAACCGATGACCTACGCGGGGCTACACCTTCGTCGCCTCGCCGTGAGCTAG
- a CDS encoding MBL fold metallo-hydrolase: protein MQIVHFGHACVLLDTGSARLLIDPGTLATGFEQTEGLDAVLITHQHFDHLDRDRLPALLAANPGAKLVVDPDSAGIVKELGLEHTVANAGDKLTLAGATVDVIGGQHASIYGDLPGITNVGYLVDGGAFLHPGDSFARPAGDVDVLGVPESAPWLKLAEVLDYVKAVKPRVGVPIHEGLHNDLGHMLAENWLNQTKPEGTEIVRLAHGEATKV from the coding sequence ATGCAAATCGTCCACTTCGGACACGCATGCGTGCTGCTCGACACGGGCTCGGCGCGGCTGCTGATCGACCCGGGCACGCTCGCCACCGGCTTCGAGCAGACCGAGGGCCTGGACGCGGTGCTGATCACCCACCAGCACTTCGACCACCTCGACCGGGACCGGCTGCCGGCGCTGCTCGCGGCCAATCCGGGCGCGAAACTCGTGGTGGACCCGGACTCCGCGGGCATCGTCAAGGAGTTGGGCCTCGAGCACACCGTCGCGAACGCCGGCGACAAGCTGACGCTGGCCGGCGCCACCGTCGACGTGATCGGCGGCCAGCACGCCAGCATCTACGGCGACCTGCCCGGCATCACCAACGTCGGCTACCTGGTCGACGGCGGCGCGTTCCTGCACCCCGGCGACTCGTTCGCGCGGCCGGCGGGGGACGTGGACGTGCTGGGCGTGCCGGAGTCGGCGCCGTGGCTGAAGCTGGCCGAGGTACTCGACTACGTCAAGGCGGTCAAGCCGCGCGTGGGCGTGCCGATCCACGAGGGGCTGCACAACGACCTCGGCCACATGCTCGCGGAGAACTGGCTCAACCAGACCAAGCCCGAGGGCACCGAGATCGTGCGGCTAGCTCACGGCGAGGCGACGAAGGTGTAG
- a CDS encoding NAD-dependent epimerase/dehydratase family protein: MRLLVLGGTVFLGHAVAAEALGRGHEVVCVARGTSGDVPAGARLLKLDRDDPEALAPLADERFDAVVDVATISYPWVRDAVRVLGPNAGHWTFVSSINVYADTKTPGQTVGAPLLEPRQEDGSTPAADPDLYGAVKVASENEVLAHLADRALVVRSGLITGPGDRSDRFGYWPGRFARGGRVLAPAAEGQLTQHVDVRDLASWFVDAGEQGIAGVYDGIGPARPLTELLDEIREVVAPADTEIVWASEEQLRDNEVGYWAGPKSLPLWVPPEDYGFTAHDAEPAIAAGLKIRSFADAVRGALAVEDELGFDRERRAGLTAAQETEVLDRLQA, encoded by the coding sequence ATGCGACTACTGGTTCTGGGTGGGACGGTGTTCCTCGGCCACGCGGTGGCGGCGGAGGCGCTGGGCAGGGGTCACGAGGTGGTCTGTGTGGCCCGGGGAACGAGCGGGGACGTGCCGGCGGGGGCGCGGCTGCTGAAGCTGGACCGCGACGACCCGGAGGCGCTGGCGCCGCTGGCGGACGAGCGGTTCGACGCGGTGGTGGACGTGGCGACCATCTCCTACCCGTGGGTCCGCGACGCGGTGCGGGTGCTGGGGCCGAACGCGGGCCACTGGACGTTCGTGTCCTCGATCAACGTGTATGCCGACACGAAGACGCCGGGGCAGACGGTGGGGGCGCCGCTGCTGGAGCCGAGGCAGGAGGACGGGTCGACGCCGGCGGCGGACCCGGACCTGTACGGCGCGGTGAAGGTGGCCAGCGAGAACGAGGTGCTGGCGCACCTGGCCGACCGGGCGCTGGTCGTGCGGTCGGGTCTGATCACCGGCCCGGGTGACCGCAGCGACCGGTTCGGGTACTGGCCGGGGCGGTTCGCGCGGGGCGGCCGGGTGCTGGCGCCGGCGGCCGAGGGGCAGCTCACCCAGCACGTGGACGTCCGCGACCTGGCGTCGTGGTTCGTGGACGCGGGCGAGCAGGGCATCGCCGGCGTGTACGACGGCATCGGGCCGGCCCGGCCGCTCACCGAACTCCTCGACGAGATCAGGGAAGTCGTCGCGCCGGCCGACACCGAGATCGTGTGGGCGAGCGAGGAACAGTTGCGGGACAACGAGGTCGGCTACTGGGCGGGCCCGAAGTCGCTGCCGCTGTGGGTGCCGCCGGAGGACTACGGCTTCACGGCGCACGACGCGGAGCCGGCCATCGCGGCGGGGCTGAAGATCCGGTCGTTCGCCGACGCGGTGCGCGGCGCGCTGGCGGTGGAGGACGAGCTGGGCTTCGACCGGGAACGCAGGGCTGGCCTCACCGCCGCACAGGAAACCGAGGTGCTGGACCGGCTCCAGGCATAG
- the purS gene encoding phosphoribosylformylglycinamidine synthase subunit PurS yields MARVVVDVMPKPEILDPQGQAVANALPRLGFDGIGSVRQGKHFELDVDDSVDDATLAKIAETFLANPVVEDWVVRRVES; encoded by the coding sequence GTGGCCCGAGTCGTCGTCGACGTCATGCCCAAGCCCGAAATCCTCGACCCGCAGGGTCAGGCGGTGGCCAACGCGCTGCCCCGTCTCGGTTTCGACGGCATCGGCAGCGTCCGCCAAGGCAAGCACTTCGAACTGGACGTCGACGACTCGGTCGACGACGCCACCCTCGCCAAGATCGCCGAGACCTTCCTCGCCAACCCGGTCGTCGAGGACTGGGTCGTGCGGCGGGTGGAGTCGTGA
- the purQ gene encoding phosphoribosylformylglycinamidine synthase subunit PurQ — protein MTARIGVITFPGTLDDVDAARAVDRSGAQSVALWHADADLKGVDAVVVPGGFSYGDYLRAGAIARFAPVMSEVIAAAAKGLPVLGICNGFQILCEAGLLPGVLIRNKGLHFVCRDQWLRVDNTSSAWTSRFDQGAEILIPLKSGEGCYVADQHVIDELEGEGRVAFRYVGGNPNGALNDIAGITSANGRVVGLMPHPEHAIDALTGPSDDGLGLFLSALDSLVAA, from the coding sequence GTGACCGCGCGCATCGGGGTCATCACCTTCCCCGGCACGCTGGACGACGTGGACGCGGCCCGGGCGGTGGACCGGTCGGGCGCGCAGTCGGTGGCGCTGTGGCACGCGGACGCCGACCTCAAGGGCGTGGACGCGGTGGTGGTGCCGGGCGGCTTCTCCTACGGCGACTACCTGCGGGCGGGCGCGATCGCCCGGTTCGCGCCGGTGATGTCGGAGGTCATCGCGGCCGCCGCCAAGGGGCTGCCGGTGCTGGGCATCTGCAACGGCTTCCAGATCCTGTGCGAGGCGGGCCTGCTGCCGGGCGTGCTGATCCGCAACAAGGGCCTGCACTTCGTCTGCCGCGACCAGTGGCTGCGGGTGGACAACACGTCCTCGGCCTGGACCAGCCGGTTCGACCAGGGCGCGGAGATCCTCATCCCGCTGAAGTCGGGCGAGGGCTGCTACGTGGCCGACCAGCACGTCATCGACGAGCTGGAGGGCGAGGGCCGGGTGGCATTCCGCTACGTCGGCGGCAACCCCAACGGCGCGCTCAACGACATCGCCGGCATCACCAGCGCCAACGGGCGCGTGGTGGGCCTGATGCCGCACCCGGAGCACGCGATCGACGCGCTGACCGGCCCGTCGGACGACGGCCTCGGCCTGTTCCTGTCCGCTCTCGACTCCCTGGTGGCGGCGTGA
- the purL gene encoding phosphoribosylformylglycinamidine synthase subunit PurL yields the protein MTTTEHLIDTVEHATATPDNAQPYRELGLKDDEYQRIRDILGRRPTDAELAMYSVMWSEHCSYKSSKIHLAYFGRTTTDEMRAKMLAGIGENAGVVDIGDGWAVTFKVESHNHPSYVEPYQGAATGVGGIVRDIMAMGARPIAVVDPLRFGPADAPDTRRVLHGVVAGVGGYGNCLGLPNIGGELVFDASYAGNPLLNAGCIGALRVEDLHLAHASGTGNKVILFGARTGLDGIGGVSVLASDTFSGDEGGSGRKKLPSVQVGDPFTEKVLIECCLELYREGIVVGIQDLGGAGLSCATSELASAGDGGMHVWLDRVPLRAKGMTPAEVLSSESQERMMAVVKPSDVDAFMRVCKKWDVIATEIGEVTDGDRLVITWHDQVVVDVPPRTVAHEGPVYHRPIERPADQDALQANGPESLPRPTTAEDLRALLLRMISSPNLASKRWVTEQYDRYVRGNTVLAQPSDSGMVRVDEQTNRGVALATDCNGRFCKLDPYQGAQLALAEAYRNVASTGATPLAVTDCLNFGSPEDPAVMWQFEQAIKGLADGCAQLGIPVTGGNVSFYNQTGSTAILPTPVVGVLGVIDDVTRRIPTGFGTEPGETLLLLGDTRDEFGGSEWAHVEHGHLGGRPPQVDLERERLLAEVLVAGSRDGMLSAAHDLSDGGLAQAIVESCLIGETGARIILPEGVDPFVQLFSESAGRVVVAVPRSEELRFTEMCTARELPWVRIGVVDKESTELEFQGVATYSLDELRTAWEGTLPALFD from the coding sequence GTGACGACGACTGAGCATCTGATCGACACGGTCGAGCACGCGACGGCGACGCCGGACAACGCGCAGCCGTACCGTGAGCTGGGCCTGAAGGACGACGAGTACCAGCGCATCCGCGACATCCTCGGTCGCCGGCCGACGGACGCCGAGCTGGCCATGTACTCGGTGATGTGGAGCGAGCACTGCTCGTACAAGTCGTCCAAGATCCACCTCGCCTACTTCGGCAGGACCACGACCGACGAGATGCGGGCCAAGATGCTGGCCGGCATCGGCGAGAACGCCGGCGTGGTCGACATCGGCGACGGCTGGGCGGTCACCTTCAAGGTGGAGAGCCACAACCACCCGTCCTACGTGGAGCCCTACCAGGGCGCGGCCACCGGCGTCGGCGGCATCGTCCGCGACATCATGGCGATGGGCGCCCGCCCGATCGCGGTGGTGGACCCGCTGCGCTTCGGCCCGGCCGACGCCCCGGACACCCGCCGCGTGCTGCACGGCGTGGTGGCCGGCGTCGGCGGCTACGGCAACTGCCTCGGCCTGCCCAACATCGGCGGCGAGCTGGTCTTCGACGCTTCCTACGCCGGCAACCCGCTGCTCAACGCGGGCTGCATCGGCGCGCTGCGGGTGGAGGACCTGCACCTGGCGCATGCCTCGGGCACCGGCAACAAGGTCATCCTGTTCGGCGCGCGCACCGGCCTCGACGGCATCGGCGGCGTCTCGGTGCTGGCCAGCGACACGTTCTCCGGCGACGAGGGCGGCTCCGGCCGCAAGAAGCTGCCGAGCGTGCAGGTGGGCGACCCGTTCACCGAGAAGGTGCTCATCGAGTGCTGCCTGGAGCTGTACCGCGAGGGCATCGTGGTCGGCATCCAGGACCTCGGCGGCGCCGGCCTGTCCTGCGCCACCAGCGAGCTGGCCAGCGCCGGCGACGGCGGCATGCACGTCTGGCTGGATCGGGTTCCGTTGCGCGCCAAGGGAATGACGCCGGCCGAGGTGCTGTCCTCGGAGTCCCAGGAGCGCATGATGGCCGTGGTGAAGCCGTCCGATGTGGACGCCTTCATGCGGGTGTGCAAGAAGTGGGACGTCATCGCCACCGAGATCGGCGAGGTCACCGACGGCGACCGGCTGGTCATCACCTGGCACGACCAGGTCGTGGTGGACGTGCCGCCGCGCACCGTCGCGCACGAGGGCCCGGTCTACCACCGGCCGATCGAGCGGCCCGCGGACCAGGATGCCTTGCAGGCCAACGGTCCCGAGTCGCTGCCGCGGCCCACGACGGCCGAGGACCTGCGGGCGCTGCTGCTGCGGATGATCTCCTCGCCGAACCTGGCGTCCAAGCGCTGGGTGACCGAGCAGTACGACCGCTACGTGCGCGGCAACACCGTGCTGGCCCAGCCGTCCGACTCGGGCATGGTCCGCGTCGACGAGCAGACCAACCGTGGCGTGGCCCTGGCCACCGACTGCAACGGCCGGTTCTGCAAGCTCGACCCGTACCAGGGCGCGCAGTTAGCGCTGGCCGAGGCGTACCGGAACGTGGCCTCGACCGGCGCGACGCCGCTGGCGGTCACCGACTGCCTGAACTTCGGCTCGCCCGAGGACCCGGCGGTGATGTGGCAGTTCGAGCAGGCCATCAAGGGCCTGGCCGACGGCTGCGCCCAGCTGGGCATTCCGGTCACCGGCGGCAACGTCAGCTTCTACAACCAGACCGGCAGCACGGCGATCCTGCCGACGCCCGTGGTCGGCGTGCTCGGCGTCATCGACGACGTCACGCGGCGCATCCCGACCGGCTTCGGCACCGAGCCCGGCGAGACGCTGCTGCTGCTCGGCGACACCCGGGACGAGTTCGGCGGCTCCGAGTGGGCGCACGTCGAGCACGGCCACCTCGGCGGCCGGCCGCCGCAGGTCGACCTGGAGCGGGAGCGGCTGCTGGCCGAGGTGCTGGTCGCCGGCTCGCGGGACGGCATGCTGTCCGCGGCGCACGACCTGTCCGACGGCGGCCTTGCGCAGGCGATCGTCGAGTCCTGCCTGATCGGCGAGACCGGCGCGCGGATCATCCTGCCCGAGGGCGTGGACCCGTTCGTGCAGCTGTTCTCCGAGTCCGCCGGCCGGGTCGTGGTCGCGGTGCCGCGCAGCGAGGAGCTGCGGTTCACCGAGATGTGCACGGCGCGTGAGCTGCCGTGGGTGCGCATCGGCGTGGTGGACAAGGAGTCGACCGAGCTGGAGTTCCAGGGCGTGGCGACCTACTCCCTGGACGAGCTGCGCACGGCCTGGGAAGGCACCTTGCCCGCCCTGTTCGACTGA
- a CDS encoding lysozyme, with protein sequence MNTRLRPAGRGRRLAAALTAMILSVAFGATTPAGAATSGGNPPDSVQDAQHNHTMGSQVARHLGHRTAEKPTAFGPAAVVYGMDVSSYQGNVDWQTAWNNGGRFAYVKATEGTYYINGYFAQQYNGSYNVGMIRGAYHFATPNTTNGTTQANYFVDHGGGWSRDGKTLPGALDIEWNPSGAECYGLSQAGMVQWILDFSNTYHARAGVWPVIYTAQQWWQDCTGNRGDFTSTNPLWVARYASSVGVLPYAWTVYTFWQYADSGTFPGDQDEFNGSYDRLQALANG encoded by the coding sequence ATGAACACTCGGTTACGTCCGGCGGGCCGCGGCCGCCGGCTGGCGGCGGCACTGACCGCCATGATCCTGTCCGTAGCCTTCGGCGCCACCACCCCTGCCGGCGCCGCCACTTCGGGCGGAAATCCCCCCGACTCCGTGCAGGACGCGCAGCACAACCACACCATGGGCTCGCAGGTCGCCCGGCACCTCGGCCACCGCACCGCCGAGAAGCCGACCGCGTTCGGGCCGGCCGCCGTCGTGTACGGCATGGATGTGAGCTCCTATCAAGGCAACGTCGACTGGCAGACCGCGTGGAACAACGGCGGCCGGTTCGCCTACGTCAAGGCCACCGAGGGCACGTACTACATCAACGGGTACTTCGCCCAGCAGTACAACGGTTCCTACAACGTCGGCATGATCCGCGGCGCCTACCACTTCGCCACACCCAACACCACCAACGGCACCACCCAGGCCAACTACTTCGTCGACCACGGCGGCGGCTGGTCCCGCGACGGCAAGACCCTGCCCGGTGCGCTGGACATCGAGTGGAACCCGTCCGGCGCCGAGTGCTACGGCCTGTCCCAGGCCGGGATGGTGCAGTGGATCCTGGACTTCAGCAACACCTACCACGCCCGCGCCGGGGTGTGGCCGGTGATCTACACCGCGCAGCAGTGGTGGCAGGACTGCACCGGCAACCGCGGCGACTTCACCTCCACCAACCCGCTGTGGGTCGCCCGCTACGCCAGCAGCGTCGGCGTCCTGCCGTACGCCTGGACCGTCTACACCTTCTGGCAGTACGCCGACTCCGGCACCTTCCCCGGCGACCAGGACGAGTTCAACGGCAGCTACGACCGCCTACAGGCCCTGGCCAACGGCTGA
- a CDS encoding lysozyme, producing MESKTRTGVRALLAGVLVTAMITAPTPASAQPLAHPQDDYAGSQIARHEGTGGTPLLDVKADDDALGLDVSSHQGDVDWATVARNGGKFSYAKATEGITYTNPNFAQQYNGSYAAGLAHGAYHFALPDVSDGATQANYFVDHGGGWSKDGRTLPPALDIEYNPYGDTCYKLTPEQMTAWIKAFSDQMWRRTGIPPTIYTSYTWWTKCTGNTTLLRGNPLWIPRYGTDVGTLPGGWTTQAIWQFADKGVFPGDQNRFNGNADRLHAFTLG from the coding sequence ATGGAGTCGAAGACACGAACAGGCGTGCGGGCGTTGCTGGCCGGCGTGCTCGTCACGGCGATGATCACCGCCCCGACGCCCGCGTCCGCGCAGCCGCTGGCCCACCCCCAGGACGACTACGCCGGGTCACAGATCGCCAGGCACGAGGGCACCGGCGGCACGCCGCTGCTCGACGTCAAGGCCGACGACGACGCCCTGGGCCTGGACGTGAGCAGCCATCAGGGTGACGTGGACTGGGCGACCGTCGCGCGCAACGGCGGCAAGTTCTCGTACGCCAAGGCGACCGAGGGCATCACCTACACCAATCCGAACTTCGCCCAGCAGTACAACGGCTCCTACGCCGCCGGCCTCGCCCACGGCGCGTACCACTTCGCGTTGCCGGACGTCTCCGACGGCGCCACCCAGGCCAACTACTTCGTCGACCACGGCGGCGGCTGGTCCAAGGACGGCCGCACGCTGCCGCCCGCGCTGGACATCGAGTACAACCCGTACGGCGACACCTGCTACAAGCTCACGCCGGAGCAGATGACCGCCTGGATCAAGGCCTTCAGCGACCAGATGTGGCGCCGCACCGGCATTCCGCCGACGATCTACACCAGCTACACGTGGTGGACGAAGTGCACCGGCAACACCACCCTGCTGCGGGGGAATCCGTTGTGGATTCCGCGCTACGGCACCGATGTCGGCACGCTGCCCGGCGGCTGGACGACACAGGCGATCTGGCAGTTCGCGGACAAGGGCGTGTTCCCCGGCGACCAGAACCGCTTCAACGGCAACGCCGACCGGCTTCACGCATTCACACTTGGCTGA
- a CDS encoding glutamate decarboxylase — protein MGLRHPADDRGRHSDVTVNPVFTREPVRIPRDVLPADGLDPELAYQVVHDELMLDGNARLNLATFVTTWMEPQAARLMSETFDKNMIDKDEYPRTADLESRCVRMLADLWHAEDPARAVGCSTTGSSEACMLAGLALKRRWQHRRRAEGKPTDRPNVVMGINVQICWEKFANYWDVEARLVPMEGDRFTLSAAEAVARCDENTIGVVAILGSTFDGSYEPVAEICAALDEFQQRTGHDIPVHVDGASGAMVAPFCDPELEWDFRLPRVASINTSGHKYGLVYPGVGWAVWRDADALPEDLVFRVNYLGGDMPTFALNFSRPGSQVIAQYYNFLRLGFDGYRRVQLSCREVATWLAGEIGKLGPFQLLTSGDQLPVFAFTLSEEITRYSVFDVSAALRQAGWLVPAYTFPDNRTDLVALRIVVRNGFGRDLAELLLDDLRRALPVLERLDRPLHGPESAGFEHGQHR, from the coding sequence ATGGGTCTCAGGCATCCGGCCGACGACAGGGGCCGGCACTCCGACGTCACGGTCAATCCCGTGTTCACCCGCGAGCCGGTGCGCATCCCGCGCGATGTGCTGCCGGCCGATGGCCTCGATCCGGAGCTGGCCTACCAGGTCGTGCACGACGAGCTGATGCTCGACGGCAACGCCCGGCTCAACCTGGCCACGTTCGTGACGACGTGGATGGAGCCGCAGGCGGCGCGGCTGATGTCCGAGACGTTCGACAAGAACATGATCGACAAGGACGAGTACCCGCGCACCGCCGACCTGGAGTCGCGCTGCGTGCGCATGCTGGCCGACCTGTGGCACGCGGAGGATCCGGCGCGGGCGGTCGGCTGCTCGACCACCGGCTCCAGCGAGGCGTGCATGCTGGCCGGCCTCGCCCTCAAGCGCCGCTGGCAGCATCGCCGCCGGGCCGAGGGAAAGCCGACGGACCGCCCGAACGTCGTCATGGGCATCAACGTCCAGATCTGCTGGGAGAAGTTCGCCAACTACTGGGACGTCGAGGCGCGGCTGGTGCCGATGGAGGGCGACCGGTTCACGCTGTCCGCGGCCGAGGCGGTGGCCCGCTGCGACGAGAACACCATCGGCGTCGTCGCCATCCTGGGGTCCACCTTCGACGGCTCGTACGAGCCGGTGGCCGAGATCTGCGCGGCGCTGGACGAGTTCCAGCAGCGCACCGGCCACGACATCCCGGTGCACGTGGACGGCGCCTCCGGCGCGATGGTCGCCCCGTTCTGCGACCCCGAGCTGGAGTGGGACTTCCGGCTGCCGCGGGTGGCGTCGATCAACACCTCAGGTCACAAGTACGGGCTGGTCTACCCCGGTGTCGGCTGGGCGGTCTGGCGGGACGCCGACGCGCTGCCCGAGGACCTGGTGTTCCGGGTGAACTACCTGGGCGGCGACATGCCGACGTTCGCGCTGAACTTCTCCCGTCCCGGCTCCCAGGTGATCGCCCAGTACTACAACTTCCTGCGGCTGGGGTTCGACGGCTACCGGCGGGTGCAGCTGTCCTGCCGGGAGGTGGCCACCTGGCTGGCCGGGGAGATCGGCAAGCTGGGGCCGTTCCAGCTGCTGACCAGCGGCGACCAGCTGCCGGTGTTCGCGTTCACGCTGTCCGAGGAGATCACCCGCTACTCGGTGTTCGACGTCTCGGCGGCGCTGCGGCAGGCGGGCTGGCTGGTGCCGGCCTACACGTTCCCGGACAACCGGACGGACCTGGTCGCTTTGCGCATCGTGGTGCGCAACGGCTTCGGCCGCGACCTCGCGGAGTTGCTGCTGGACGACCTGCGTCGGGCGCTGCCGGTGCTGGAGCGGCTGGACCGGCCGCTGCACGGCCCGGAGTCCGCGGGCTTCGAGCACGGGCAGC